A stretch of Macrobrachium rosenbergii isolate ZJJX-2024 chromosome 12, ASM4041242v1, whole genome shotgun sequence DNA encodes these proteins:
- the LOC136844269 gene encoding uncharacterized protein, which yields MSQATKYLTQDFVTEFIELYRLHPCLWKVKSEYYFNKSKKQAAYEELLEVCKKIDENADVDFVKAKISSFRGSFRKELRKVRTSRRSGAGEEEVYVPKLWYYDLLLFTADQEIPRDSTSNLQDEQTQQENQGNSHEPDGDEENLETVLDQTRKPSTADDRPTSLKSSVQETRKRMNGGNLQRETLMKKVEKCLEREEDDFDIFGRLVASKLRKLNGQQHMLAEKQILEILYNFSLNTSTASSSRSYSPILNENLRETYVQNDSDIPSFSGEGVNRPYYFSL from the exons ATGTCGCAGGCAACCAAATATTTAACTCAAGATTTTGTTACTGAATTCATTGAACTTTATAGACTTCATCCGTGTTTATGGAAGGTAaaaagtgaatattattttaataaatctaaaaagcAGGCTGCCTATGAAGAGTTATTAGAGGTCTGCAAGAAAATTGATGAGAACGCAGACGTAGATTTTGTGAAAGCTAAAATTTCCTCATTCAGAGGATCTTTTCGAAAAGAGCTTAGAAAAGTCAGGACCTCGAGGAGGTCTGGTGCAGGAGAAGAAGAGGTATATGTGCCCAAATTATGGTACTATGATTTGTTACTTTTCACGGCAGATCAAGAAATTCCCAGGGATTCTACTTCAAACTTACAAGATGAACAAACGCAGCAGGAAAATCAAGGAAACTCTCATGAACCA gaTGGTGATGAGGAAAATTTAGAAACAGTCCTGGACCAAACAAGGAAACCATCTACGGCAGATGATAGGCCTACTTCTTTAAAGTCATCTGTTCAGGAAACCCGTAAGAGAATGAATGGTGGAAACCTTCAAAGGGAAACACTCATGAAAAAAGTTGAGAAATGTCTCGAAAGGGAAGAGGATGACTTTGATATTTTTGGCAGACTCGTTGcttcaaaattaagaaaattaaatggcCAACAACATATGTTGGCTGAAAAGCAAATCTTGGAAATATTATACAACTTCTCACTGAATACAAGTACAGCCTCATCATCAAGATCATACTCCCCCATTCTAAATGAAAATCTACGAGAAACCTATGTACAAAATGATTCTGATATCCCTTCGTTCAGTGGTGAAGGAGTAAACCGGccctattatttttcattataa